Proteins from one Nicotiana tabacum cultivar K326 chromosome 23, ASM71507v2, whole genome shotgun sequence genomic window:
- the LOC142177237 gene encoding putative mitochondrial protein AtMg01250, with amino-acid sequence MACVSTVSYSIFINGKHSIPYAAKRGMRQGDPLSHYLFVLVMEYLSRSLKSLKDKPDFNFHPRCAKLNIIQLGFADDLLLFCRGDVLYAQMVFECFQKFSLASGLVANQGKSSIYFGGIPAKVQQEITQLLGFPTGTLPFRYLGVSLSSKRLSIGKYQPLIDKMLGRITTWTAKVLPYSSRLQLTELC; translated from the coding sequence ATGGCCTGTGTTTCAACTGTCTCCTATTCAATTTTCATAAATGGCAAACACTCTATACCCTATGCTGCTAAAAGAGGAATGAGACAGGGTGATCCACTTTCACATTATCTCTTCGTACTAGTAATGGAGTACCTTAGCAGGAGCCTTAAATCTCTTAAAGACAAGCCAGACTTCAATTTTCATCCGAGATGTGCAAAACTGAATATCATCCAACTAGGATTTGCTGATGATTTACTGCTATTCTGTAGAGGTGATGTACTATATGCTCAAATGGTATTTGAATGCTTTCAGAAGTTTTCCTTGGCCTCAGGCCTGGTGGCTAATCAGGGAAAGAGTTCCATATATTTTGGTGGTATCCCAGCTAAGGTTCAGCAGGAGATTACTCAGCTTCTAGGCTTTCCTACTGGAACACTACCTTTCAGATATCTTGGAGTTTCCTTGAGCTCTAAAAGATTATCCATAGGGAAGTATCAACCATTGATCGACAAGATGCTAGGGAGAATAACTACTTGGACAGCAAAAGTCCTGCCATACTCTAGTAGATTGCAACTGACAGAACTGTGCTGA